The genomic window TCAGGGAGAAATTTAATTCAGCTTACTTCCGTGGTTtaattgttcaaaaacaaactgaatgagAAACCTCCTTGTTAAGAGAAACTACAGTATTTATTCttatgttaaaacaaaactacatatcacaatatattttaaagttccACAATGCAGAGATTAAAGTAGTACTGTTTATgagataaataattaaagtaaTGTCTTCAATAGGCCAGCCAGCTTGCCACTGAAATAAAGTGTtcttcacaagaaaaaaaaaatcaaaaatattacagtcatcttttaaatttctttacgTTTATGTATTGTATCCATTTATGTTCTGCAATAAAAACGAACATAAGCAGAGTATAAATCTTCTCACTCTACTTATTCAGTTACAGACAAAATGCATTATcaaatatggttaaaaaaaaagaaaaggaaagaaagaaaaagcttttttacagtatttactcAGATGGTCGGAAATCCAGCAGTTCATTTTCATCATTCTCTTCAGGTTCGTTGCTCCATGTAGTTGGAGTTTTGGCAGCGCACTCTGCCTTTCTGGTGAAATGTCGATGCGGAGCAGCCAGATTCTGATGCTGCTGTGATTTGCTGTGTGAAATGTTGCCCGTGGTTTGAGCTGTAGCACCGTTTGGTTTTTTGTCTCTTGTGTGATTCTCCCTGTACAGCTTACAGGACGCAACCAGAGGCCTTCCAATGTCCACCTGCTGGCTCTCTGTGTGCCGCACATTACTGTCCTTGTGAGTATAGTGTAGATCCACCTTGAGTACTACTGATTCCTATCAAAATGACAAAGGAATCACActcattgtaaaataaatgaacaaaatgttaacagaaagtgaaaaaaatatatatatagtgacTATATACCTTCAGTTTCTGGAGAGAGCAAAGTCTTAAAGTACAGTCAGGGTTAAGCGTTTCATTTATTAGTAGTGAGTCCATATCCTCCGAGCGACCCGGCCTGGAAAATATGTCTTCCATCGGCTAAGGTATGAAATCATACaaattttgattaatattaCATGTGTTGAGcaactacaacaaaaatatttgctctaCATCACCCCTGGCAAATTCAGAAAACCACAACCACAAGATGGCAGTATAATCCGAGattaaaaatacagacaaatgCATGTATTGCACAAGAGGAGTGCATGACACTGCTTTGATTTCCTGCTTTGTCACTGGTTGCACTATGCTGGAAGCCCATATTTGGAGAGGACTTCCTCAGACATGGAAGGCGGGGGAGTTAGTGGTCATTATAGAGACCGGCAGTGGAAACCCACTACATTCCATCACAACCAACACGGAATTTATGTAAATACAAGCTGCAGTTTTTGAATCCAATATTGACAAATATTTGTGATTGAAGGCAAGAAGGAAGCAATGTGTGTTTAAGATATAACTTTGTGCACACTGCACACCTTTTTATACTCTCTTTGTATGCCGTTTTCACCTTTCAGATCTATGTATTTCCTGCTTTGATAACAGTaaagtctgaaataaaatatctgattgTTTAAGTATAACGTAAATACTTACAGGGTTGCTACTTAGCGTGACAGTGCAGTCTTGGGTTTGATCAGGCGTAGCCTTTATAGTCGCAAAAGCAACCAGTACATTGGAGAACAGAGCTGAGAAGCTGACTTCCACTTTCACACCGCATGGAAACATCAGCTGCTTCTTTCGTGGCAGCtctgaaagaagaaatgaaaacctttcttatatatatatatataaaaacccaaaaaatattttcctattcagacttttttttaaagaatgaagattttatttaacagagcTACTGATTGCCTTTCTGTAATTTCAGCTAGCCAACTTAGGCAACACAATAATTTCTGAGCAAGAAAAAATCTCACCCAGGTTGTGATATCAAAACTGAATTTCGCAATGGGTAAAATTAGTTTGAAGTAagtttgacatgtttaaaaatagcCTCATTCTAAGTAAGAATGAAAATGGATATTGAACCGTGAACAAGTTCCCTATTTTGATGTATCAAATACTATGactggccttttttttttttttataaaatagctTAAACCACAACCGTTTCTCATGGGCTGTCACAGGCTGTGGCGTAGGAAGTCTTAAGATCACTGAACGGTAGATTTACTCTTTTGAATTCATGGGGCACAAGTAGTAGGTAAACTGAGATTAGCTTTGAGGAAACTTATCTGTCAGGGTGTGTTTCTATCTGGTAtcaacagcaacattttcttaAGAACTTAAACAGAATGAAACACAGATGGGGACTTCTCCATACTCACCATTTGCCTGCCTCCAGCAAACATCTCGTAGGTGTAGTTCTCTTGTGTGACCTGCAGTTCGAACTTTATCTTTGAGGGATCGTGGTTCTTTCATGGTGTGTTTTATCTCCACTGCCTGCTTGCCAGTTACGAGAGGGTCTTTACCAACATCTGATTTAGAAACAAGGAGAAAGTGTATGTTAAAGATGACATGAAGCCAAAACTGACTCGTATTACTGtgctgtaaaaagtattttctcccTTACATGCTTCttccatatttctttttttgtcaaacttaacATGTGTTGGACTAATTTAAACGTCAACAAAAGATAACCTGCAACATTCTAATATTCTTAAAGCTATTTACAAAGAAATTGTGTGGAAGGACAAGACAGACAAGaagatttttgaaaagttttacatCTAATGTGAAACTAACCCGGcctttcagaaaaataacataatgtAGAGTGAcgctttcaaaacaaaagaaacaaagtgaaaagttcACTGTCTTACTTAAAGTGTTTTACCTTGAAACTTAAATCAAATTGTGATTATGCGACAAATACTTTTTAGCAGTTCAAAACATCAGGAGactctgaaataataaaatgttttaaaggttttagtGAAACGTTGATGCGTTTCTCTTCTGATCATGGGGCTGGATGAGTTCTCCAAATCAGAAAGTGATGAATGGGTACGTTATGGAGGATATGATTCACATGAGCAAATTTGAGGAACTGGGGATATTTGAAACATgtaataaaattcaaaacaactgATTTCTCAAAATTGTAACTTTGGAAGTTATTCTGGACATTCAAACAATGGAGATATTTCAAAAGCTGACAGTTGTATAGAGAAACAGCACAAaattggggagaaaaaaaaaaaagatgatgtgCCTTTGTCTGTGGCTTctaaaaagatacattttactGAGATAGTTTTATAGCCAATCGCAAAAACAAATCTACATACTAGTTTGTCTAAATAAGTTCTCGAACACTTCGACACAGATTGGCATCAGCAGGGGTTCATGTCTCGCGTCTGCTGATTTCTGAGTGACCCCTTGAGAGCGGAGGCAGGGGCGGGGGGTGCCGAAACGGCAAAGCAGCTGTCTCGTTCCCCGCGGCTCTCAGGTTTCTTGGTGTTCTCTCGCCAACAGTGTGAATTTCCAAAGAATGAGGTCACATGCTACTGGTACcccaaaaatgtgtttcctcAGAGCCCATCAAAAAAGACACACATGCTTTCTCAATGGGAGAATTTGATATCCTTACATCTGTGATCAGTTGACCACACCAAAAAATACCAagtaaacaacattaaaatgcaGTGCTATGGGGTCGTAAACCTTGTCTGTGCTTCAGGCAGCATATCAAAGGACAACCTGTTCCCTTCGGTGTTGTTTACACTGAATCTGTTGGGGCCATTACAAAATAACACTCAAAAAATGGAGCCAAATAGAAAAGTAGATAAAGTGTTAGATGCTATTATGCGTTAGACTGACATTTGCTTCtccaaaaagtttcaaaaaataaaaaattgaactGATGCCAGTACTTTTCTGTAGTACTTTTGAACCACTCACCTTCAGAAACTCGCTCTAAGACATGCGTGACTTTGGCTTCCTGAAGAATATGCTTGTTCAGGTACTTTGTGAAGATGCCAGTACTCTTGCCCCCATCCTGGACCTCGTAGGCCTCAGCATCCTCGCATCTGAAAAGATTTGCAAGGTAAATGTGAATCAAACAACAGTTTTCTTTGATGTTGCTTTGGTTTTCAGTGTCGACcatttattgtttcaacatTATCTATATAAATTTATACATACGTGGCATAACCATACACCGTGTTCCCATTTGGTCTCAGTGCCTTAATGACTGATGGTATACAACCCTGGTTGTACCTAAAGAACATTGTTTGAAAAAGTTCTGgtgagcttcatttttttttttaaattgatacaACATTTTGCTTTCTCCTATGAAAATTGAAGTTGATCAGTACACATACCACTTTCTACAGGTGTCCAGCAGGATGACACTCATGGCAGTCTGCCTTTCTTGCATTTGACTCATGACCCTTTGAACACAGACGCAATTTTTGGTTTGGTACGGCTGTGGAGCGTCGACTGCGACCAAATAATTCCTCCCGGCATGCTCATACCCATGACCCGCATAGTAGAAAAGCCCTGTTAagtgagaagaaaatgtatGCTAATTTCATAATGAAGAGATTCTAAAGGGtggaaaaaacataatattacGTCACGGTCACAAAGAGAATCAAAAGGACAGCTGATGTCTTTTTTAAGACACAGATCACAGTAGCAAATAGTATTCTAGTGTGCCATGACCATTTCCTTCTTGTTGCTATTTTATCATAGACACAATTTCTAATTACGCATCTATACTAGTGTTTCCCTTTCCACTGTTTAAGAATAGTATTCGCTTACTTCCCTTTTAACAATCAAAGCTACTTTTTGATGCTAAATGCTGTAACACatctttaataattaaatagtttttatactaatgagtttttttttaagttctgcCTAAATCAAGTCTTGTAGCCATTTATAAAAAGTGATCTCATctgcacacttaaatacacctaCACGATTACAAACAAGCGAATAGTTCAGGATCTATGAAAAACAGCACGGGACGTGAGAAGGGGAAGTTAAAAGCAGCATTTCACAATGGTGAGGTGCTTAAATCACACTGCTCAGCACGTAGCCAGCCTAGTCAAAAATAGACTCACCATAAACGCCCCTGTCAAGAAGCTGAATGAATTTGTCGATAGCAGCCATCATCTCCTGCCTGGTGAGGTCCAGCAGGGAAACAACCCTAAAGccgagctgctgcagcaggttgcCCAGTTCGTGGACGTCCATGACGGGCGCCATCAAACCAGGGTGGCAGCTGTAATTCAAGTTGCCGATGAGAAGGGCGACCTTATCCGTGGCTGAAAGAGAGGATGGGATGAAGAAAGCACAAATTATAgcgatgcttttctttttactgtgcATTAGAAAAGGTGTCTTCCGCAAAACTGTACCTGTTAGTGGAGGCTGTTCAGGTTGCACTAAAACattgaaagaaaagcaacacaagattagcatttgtggaaaaaaaaaagaaatgagctgAAATAGTAGAACCATTTGTGGTTATTACTGCATTAAACAGAGCATGAACCATAAGCAGAAGAAATGTTGGTTTCACTTTACATCACTTTCCTGCTTTGTGTCTAAGGCTTGGACTAAGCACTATTTGGAGACGAACAACTTCCTTTTTACTCTGTAGAAATGGGAAAGTACCTCTACCACAATGGCAAAAAACAAAGCCTTTCGGATAAATCAGCAGAACAGAAGGAGTATGAAGAAAATCTTGTCTACCTACAGTTTCTTTTACTCAGAAACAAAGGCAGTAATGCAAGAGGGAAGGGTAGAAATTAGGGAAATATGTTTACAGTTCTGTTTGAGACTTACCAATATTGATATCAACAGGCTCAGTCCATCTCTCTTCTAAGACGTTAGATATCGAGCACAGATAGGATCCGCCATGTTCTGCTGTTGTACCATCAATCTGTAAGATGAAAAAAaccatttacttttatttaagcaCACTTCCACAAATGCAAATAAGAGTTTTAATGAAAGAGTTGTTGAACAAGTCGGTAAACAAGTTTGGTATGATTTACCAGGCAATCGTTATCAGTAGCATAGCAAGCAAAGCTTTATTATCTTGCCTCACCTGCAGTATATCACTGGTCTTGTCCAGCAGTGGCTGTCCATTTCTGTACCACTGGTAGTGTGGAGTGGGGATGCCAAAGGCAGCACAGCGAAGGCTGACTTTTGTTCCCACTTGAACCGTTTCTGGTTTGGGATTGATAGCGATGTGCGGCTCGCCCTGCCAGTCAACTGGCAGACCTGAAAAGTAAGAGGCAGAGATTGTTATACATTTATGGAATTTGTCTTATGTGGAACATATGGCTGTATAAATTAAATGAGCATAATACCTGATTTATCAATGTCCAACACTTTCACCTTCACCCATTCGCTGAAGACGTAATTATGAAAGTGGTCATTGACTCGGCAGACATATCGATGAGTTTTAGAAGCTCTTATAGTCAAGTCAGATTGAGTACCTGCAGGCACCTGGAAAAAAACCGCGTGTGAACACATTTTAGTGTTGTTAACTGAAATCGAAACTCTCAGTCATTTCACCCCTTCACAAATTTCTACACACCAGTTAgacggttttttttttgtttgtttcctcctATTTGTTACCCACAAACAAACCACTTCAGATCGATGTACTAAGCTGTTGAGTACCCGTTTATTTCACTTAGAAGATGGTGATGAAATGTGgagataaataaattaaaatgatcaaaaacttGCACACAATATAATTGCACGTTCTTTTctgattatatatataaaacgtGTTGGGTTGTACCTTTACCAGTTGTAAGACACATTTGGTGTAAATAAAGGTAGTAAATGATCATTAAAGTTAGTAGTGCATGATGCTCTCATAGTACCCTGTATGGAATGTGGCAGTAGGATTCAAAGTATTCCACATATACAAGCAATTAACTTGGATCTATCACAGATCTGTCCAATTTCATAAGCACTGACAGATCCAAATAAGCATGAGAAAATATTATATGTACAATTGAATTAAATTGTGACTATTTATTCCCATAAGTCATGAAAATACTGAACTCTAAAGATACTCAATGGTACATGGACATACAAAATAGTTTGcttctgaaaaataattcacaacGAGTGGGTACGAAAATGGGAGGAAGGCGGGGTATGAACGCTGCAAGACATGTGTCATCTATTGATTTATATTAAAAcgtttaattttacaaatgaaaacatcagctGTCAAACTGTGGGGCCTTTTTAAAGGTACGAATTGAAATTGTTCTATGAATCGAACAGTGACAGGCGGCTCCATTTCACCAAAACAACCCAGACCAGTAAAACATTTGTGGGGCAAATGACCAACTCAAGATCTCCCGTTTCAGGACAAACAAACACGGAAAAGTTCACCagagtttaatgttttaataaatccCCTCACCTCCTTCTCATCTTCAGAGAACCACTGGTAGCTGAGAATGCCTTTGCCCTCAGCACGGACTCGCAGAGTCACTCTGTGGTTCACGGGTACGCACACGGAGACAGGGTGGCGCACAATGACGATTTCTGAAACAAATCACGACAGATCATCAGTCATCTGAAATCACACGCCGTTGTGATTGTTTTGACACGAATCGTACTGAACGGTGCGGTGGCAAATACAAACCTGTAATCATTATGGGGCAAGATCCGGTCATTTGGGCATTTTCCTCTTCTTACATCAGACTGTAAGAAcaatactgtttttaaaaaaaagagcatataaacacaaaaaaagtactTAACACATCCGGCTGAATCGCCCATAAACGTCCACTTCTTATTTCCAGTGAAGCAAGTTGTAAGTAACGTTTTAGTTATGTTTGCTACGGTTTGTAATATTTCACTGCATACCTGCCGTGAGCCTCGGACCGTATGAGCAGTTCTCTAATCTCGCACAGAAAGTGTTTTCCTGTCCTAAGTCTAAAGAACCTCTAATATATAAACTCCCTTTCCCGGAACAAGAGAAAGCGCACATACATTACCGTAATTGTACTATGAGAGCATTCAAAATGCAGGCTAAACGTTAAATTATGAACAAAAGCCCGTCAGAACCTTTAGGTTTCGATAGCTGTGAAATAAACTTCACCTTCATACTGGAAAAAATTGCATGATATGAACTCCAAGCTTTCCTAGATCAAAATTAAGCatgcaaaagaaattcaaaGGGAGCTTCATTTTGAGACTTTACGGTAAACGAGCGAGTCGGCTCCTTTTCCATGCAGCGCAAACCGCAGACTGAGGTCACAGTAACAGATAGTTTAAGACACTCCCCCAAAGCTCGTCAAACTTAATGGAACAGagataatttttgttttagcagTAAATTAGAGATCAAATCACTCCAACGTCCTTACAAATGAAGTGATGGAAAACAGGCttaaaactttcacattttttaaaagaaagctaTTACACAACTTTCATCTACACGATaatatgaacaaaaagaaagcacaacaaatatttctaaacctCGAAAATATGAGTATCAGTTTGGATGCATTAGGTAGGTATCCAAACTACATACATACTTGCCAATCTGcaatttttctctctgtgttttgaagaaaacatatttttcaaaagacCTTCATGTTAATCATTTATGTTGTTTAACCAGTTagaatttttttcccaatacaTTGGAAGGAGAAAACTgtctaaattacattttagaaaaaatcaTATATATTACTAACCTTATGTAATATCACATTTTGACAATGAAACAATCATATTTTTCAAACTGTAGAAATGCAGCAAAAGGAATCATTCAAGATGTCCACGCACCaaagtaagataaaaaaaagaaaaacataaaactgagaaataatttcaaatagTTATATTTTCCTTGTCTACACCGAATTTaactaattaaaacatttcacagtGCCATAGACTAGAAATAGCTTTATTGGACATATGTGTCCAACAACACCTCCTCTCAGGGtcatatatgtatttattgagCAATTCAGTTATtgactgatttattatttttaagtccTTCCCCAGTAATCTCTCTTGATGCGAGCTTGTATGGCAGGTGTTGTCCTTCAGTGATTCCTGTGAAAGACTTTGGATGTAAGCTTTTAACTCGCAGCAGCTGCATTTTGAACCTTATTCCACTGACATGATCAAGTGTATATTTAATCCATCGCTTCAGGCCAGCAGAGTTGGATCCAAACAAAGCAACGGCTTGTTTTCCTTGAtgactttcaaataaaaatgatctccATGACAAAGTATACGTGGTCATgacttttgattttaatttctttgtttaggCCAAAGCCTCGTTCTGGAAAATCTGATGTTCTCCCGCACCTATTTGTGGGCCTGCTATAAATAGGGCCCCCACTGGCAACACATGCATGTCTATGATAGGCGGTTACAGATTTTCCTCACACACTCTGGCCCCAAAGCAAAGCCGACAACATCTCAGTGGTAAGCTAGATAATGTAACCTTTTTCATAGAGACAAATGCTTTGGCTCTGCTTTTATGACACAGAAGTCAATAGctggttttatgtttgtgcCTTAGCCACGAAGAGTTCAACTTGATAGTGCATACTATTTATAACTCACTTCAATCCAAGAGCTTTGCTTGGTCAAAGGACGTTTAGTCTAAACTTTGTCTCTGAGTAAAAAGTTCTGTTAGTGTTATAAACTTACTTTATTTCCACCCACAGGTCCTTCAGCTGAAGAGGGTCTTTTTATTTCCCAGGGAACTTTTACATGGACAGCTCAGTTAATTTTGAGCcccccttttttcccctccttcatCGTATATTTTTTAACTACAGGTTTATAtatctgggatttttttctatatactttttttgtttattgccTTAGTGGACAATGACTTCCAGAAGGCCAATGACTCGCTCATTTTCTGGCAATGGGAGAACCAGCAGCTTCAGTGAAGAGGAAGGCAGCTCTTCCAATGGCCGATCTGAGAGCCGCAATACTTATCTGTCCAATGTTAGGCCTGAAAACAGGTAAGGGAACTTCTTTTATGATCCAATGCTTTGTTTGTATTGCTGCTATCACGGTAGTCTCTGAGTCAGACGGGTCAAGTTAAACAATCactaaaacctgcagaaaaaaatgtaggtggaaatgtaaataaacagcaATGTTCAGCACAAGAATGTTATCAGACTGAACTAAAGtggctgaacaaaaaaaaagtttccgtTTTAAATTGCAAACTATCTAAGAGTTAAAGTGGTTCTTGTAGCTTAAGAGGAGCGTAGTTACAACAGGCCAGGTGAGTTaagatgattttaattattcactGACCCTCCTTCATTTGCCTCCTTCTGAATAGCTATTCAAGGTATTCTCACTACAGACCAGCGAGGTAATTCCCTACTTTAAAACATTCCTCCCGAGATCCCAACTAACATGTTAACCACAAAAACTGGTTTACCCCCAGAATGAAGCCAACACGTTTTAACTGCCCAGTGTTCAGTTCAGTTGACACCTTTGTTTTGCTTGATCTCTCACATGTTTCTgtgtcacattttttcctttttacaacCTCGCCTCTACTAGACATTTTCATTAACATGTACCGTGAATGTACTGCACCGAGGTGGAGAGGTCGCTTTAATGAATGAAATTATGTGTAATGCTATTCTTCCGTTTTAAAGTGGGACACTGACCCTAATGTGGCCGTGTTTCCTTCTAGGAGCACGCTGTGCAGTGTTATGGCTCAGCTGACTGAGGACATACAGCCATCTTTTGAGACCACGCTGAAATCCAAGGCCgtgtcagaaaactgcaatgtGAAATTCACCTGCGTTGTATCAGGTAAGAGCCGCTTCCTCGTCTTGTCTGTACTTGTTGGTTTTTGAGAAACTGAAACGTCTCAGGTTGAAGAGATcaacacatagaaacacacaGGATGTGACTAATATGGAAACAAAGGGCAGGATTTAACTCCTTGGGCTTTACATTAGCTACATCCTGAATTTAAAAGCACATTAGGCTGGTTTGTTCGGGGTGTTTTTCACTGCAGG from Poecilia reticulata strain Guanapo linkage group LG6, Guppy_female_1.0+MT, whole genome shotgun sequence includes these protein-coding regions:
- the malt3 gene encoding mucosa-associated lymphoid tissue lymphoma translocation protein 1, translating into MTGSCPIMITEIVIVRHPVSVCVPVNHRVTLRVRAEGKGILSYQWFSEDEKEVPAGTQSDLTIRASKTHRYVCRVNDHFHNYVFSEWVKVKVLDIDKSGLPVDWQGEPHIAINPKPETVQVGTKVSLRCAAFGIPTPHYQWYRNGQPLLDKTSDILQIDGTTAEHGGSYLCSISNVLEERWTEPVDINIVQPEQPPLTATDKVALLIGNLNYSCHPGLMAPVMDVHELGNLLQQLGFRVVSLLDLTRQEMMAAIDKFIQLLDRGVYGLFYYAGHGYEHAGRNYLVAVDAPQPYQTKNCVCVQRVMSQMQERQTAMSVILLDTCRKWYNQGCIPSVIKALRPNGNTVYGYATCEDAEAYEVQDGGKSTGIFTKYLNKHILQEAKVTHVLERVSEDVGKDPLVTGKQAVEIKHTMKEPRSLKDKVRTAGHTRELHLRDVCWRQANELPRKKQLMFPCGVKVEVSFSALFSNVLVAFATIKATPDQTQDCTVTLSSNPPMEDIFSRPGRSEDMDSLLINETLNPDCTLRLCSLQKLKESVVLKVDLHYTHKDSNVRHTESQQVDIGRPLVASCKLYRENHTRDKKPNGATAQTTGNISHSKSQQHQNLAAPHRHFTRKAECAAKTPTTWSNEPEENDENELLDFRPSE